The Vicinamibacterales bacterium sequence CTTCCCTACGATGTCTGCGTAGTTGGCTCTGGTGCCGGCGGTGGCATGGTGGCCAAGGTGCTCACAGAGGCCGGAGCCGAAGTCGTGATGTTAGAGGCAGGGGCGCCCTGGGACACGAGGTCCGACTCCCAGATGTTTGCGTGGCCGTATGATTCACCTCGACGTGGAGCCGGCACTGAACGACCTTTCGGAGAATTTGACGCTTGCATTGGCGGATGGGAGTTGGACGGCGAGCCATATACCGTAGCGGCTGGCGAGCGCTTCGACTGGTTCCGCGCGCGCATGCTTGGTGGTCGAACAAATCATTGGGGTCGAATCTCACTCCGGTACGGCCCAAACGATTTCCGCCGTCGCAGTCTCGACGGTCTCGGAGACGACTGGCCGATTAGCTACGAGGAACTTAAGCCCTACTACGATTCACTAGACCGTCTCGTAGGACTTTTTGGTTCAGCCGAAGGGCTCCCCAACGAGCCGGACGGAATTTTTCAGCCTCCACCACGGCCACGGTGCTATGAGCTTCTGATCAAGCAGTCGTGTGATCGTCTTGGTGTCACGTGTATTCCTTCGAGGATGTCGATTCTTACGCAAGGCCACAATGGTCGGTCAGCTTGTCATTACTGTGGCCAGTGTGGACGAGGCTGCCGCACGGCTTCAAACTTTTCGTCACCGACCGTACTTTTACCCCCTGCTCTGGCCACTGGCCGGTTGACGATTATAACCAACGCGATGGGACGCGAGGTAACCATCAACCGCAGTGGCCTTACTACCGGCGTTTCATACGTCAACACAAATAATGGGCAGGAGCGCCACGTCCGGGCGCGTATCGTCGTCCTCGCAGCTAGTGCGTGCGAATCTGCACGACTACTCCTAAATTCCAAGTCAACGCTGTTCCCGGACGGCCTGGCGAACTCGAGCGGGACGGTTGGTCGCTATTTAACTGATTCCACCGGAACCGACGTTGCGGGTTTTATTCCCTCGCTCCTAGACGGCGTGCCACATAACGAAGATGGCGCTGGGGGCATGCACGTCTTTATGCCATGGTGGCTTGAGAACGCCAATCTTGATTTTCCGAGGGGTTATCACATCGAACCCTGGGGTGGCCGTCGAATGCCAAAATTTGGGAGTTTTAGCGGCATTGAACGTTATCCCTCCGGAGGTGGATGGGGCCAGAGCCTGAAGGAGGACTACCGCCGCTACTACGGTGCGGTGGTTGGCCTTTCCGGACGCGGGGAAATGATCCCGAACGCTCATAGCTACTGCGAAATCGACCCGGACACTGTTGACCGCTGGGGAATTCCAGTGTTGCGCTTTAGCTTTCAGTGGAACGACCACGAACGCCTCCAGTCTCGCCACATGCAACAAACCTTTCGGGAACTCATTGATGACATGGGTGGGACTTCCCTCACGCCCGAACCTAACAGAGAAAACGAATTTCGTCTTGAGCCAGGCGGCCGAATTATTCATGAAGCTGGGGTAACTCGGATGGGCCATTCCGCTGACTCCTCGGTATTAAACGCGCACTGCCAAGCCCATGAAGTCAAGAATCTCTTCGTCGCTGACGGAGGCCCGTTCGTGTCGCAAGCAGACAAGAATCTCACCTGGACTATCATGGCCCTTGCCATGCGAACCGGAGAGCACATTGCTGACATGCGGAATCGTGGCGAACTCTAGCAGATATCTCAATGAGTAAAATTCCGAGACGTGACGCTCTCAAGCAACTGATGTCGGCCCCGCTCGCCGCAGGGCTCGCCTGGACTCCTGCTGAAGCCAGAACCGCGCGCGCGCGGGCAGATGCGGCCCGACAAGAAGCCACTAATTCCCAATCTACCTTTACATTGAACTTTCTGACGCAGCATGAATTTGCAACTGTTACCACTTTGACCGAAATGATTCTGCCTGCCGATAGCCGGTCTGGTGGCGCATCCAGCGCAGGGGTTCCAGAATTTATTGATTTTATGATGTTGGACCAGCCCGACCGACAACGCGCGATGCGGAATGGTCTGAGTTGGCTGGATACTGAGTGTCGGCAGCGATTCGACCAATCATTTGTCGACTGTTCGGACGAAGAACGAGCTGGCCTTCTCGATGACATTGCCTGGCCTGGGCGCGCTTCTGAAACCCTCGAGGAAGGCGTGAGGTTCTTCTCGAATATCCGGGACCTCACCGCAACCGGCTTCTGGACGAGTCGAGAGGGAATCGATGATTTGCAATATCTCGGAAATAGATATCTGTCGAACTGGCAAGGATGCCCGCCCGACGCGCTGGCCAAGCTCGGGGTCCGCTACGAAGACTGAAGCCTAGTAATCGGTTCTTAGAGCTTCCCAAACTAGTTAAACTGCTTCGGGGGCCATTTGGCTCCTGTTAGACGAGACACGGCTGAAATTGTAACCAGCCCAGCGAGCATTGCGAAGGTGCGAAACGGAAAAACCGTCACCCCGCTAGTCACCTCCTCGGCTGTATACGGCAAAACTCCTGGAATGCCGAGTAGCGGCTCACCCGCACCCAATCGGAGTGAAAGAGAAACGCAGAACCCCAATAGCACTCCGAAGCGATTCGCTCGGGGGTCATAAAGAACGCAAACTAACTGAGGAAAGAGAATGCAGTAAACGAAATCGCTGGACAAGAACCATAAGGCATAAACACTCTGCACATTGAGTGCGATCATCGTTGCCCCGCAACCCACAATGATAATCGTCCATCGTATCACCCGTCGGAGTGCTTCTGGAGTTGCTGTTGAACCCGCCAGTGGTCGGTAGATATTCCAAGTGGCCATCGACGACGCTGACAAGATGGATGAATCCACCGATGACATTACTGCGGCGGCGAGTCCTCCAAGTCCAAGAATCGCCACCACCGAAGGCGTTAAGTGGTGTAACACCATCGGAAGTATTAGTGCAGAGTCTGGTTCCGAAACGCCCAAGGCTCCCCAGTCAGTGGCTCTACCGATTAAACCGATGGCCAGAGCTGGAACGGCCGCCGTTAGGCTTAACGCGCCAGCCCATAGTGAGAGGCGCCGTGCAATTCCTGGGCTTTCCGTAGCAAGCACCCGCTGGAAATAGACGTGCCAAGGAATACCACCGCAGACAAGAAGTAGCGCCGAGTCCCACCATGGCAACCACGACGATGGCGGCGAACCTGTTCCACTTGCAACATACTCGTGCCAAACGACCGCGACTCCCCCGACGTTCCCCATAGCGAAGAATACCGCTACCGATAAGCTAATAAATACCAATACCATCTGCGCGACATCGGTAAGGACCACTGCCCACAGACCGCTTTGGGCCGTGTAAGACACCGCAACAGCTGCCGACAAGACCACCCCAATGACAAACGGAACCCCAGCGATAACCTCGAAGGTAGCGCCGAGGGCTGAAAGTATCGCCGCTGTCCAGAACAACTCGCCAAGGAGAGCTGGGAGATACAGGCAGGCCGACACATCGGCACCATAGCGCCGCTCGAAGGGGTCCAGCATTGTTGTAAAACCGAGCCGGCGCATGGTCGGCGCAAAACAGAGGCCGCCAAACACAAGGCTCAGGGCATAGCCCCAAGGAGCCTGTGCCCGCCATAGACCACCACTGTAGGTAGCTTCGGCCGTGCCACTGAGGTAACCACCGCCCACCCAGGTGGCTGTCATAGTGATTACCCCAATCCCAAGAGGAAGCCCACGGCCTGCTAAGACCATGCCGGTGAAACCGGTGGCGTTGGCGCGCCGAGAGGCCCGTGAGCCAAGGTAATACAGAAGGAGGTAGAGCGCCGCGATTGCTAAGACCGCGGTCCATCTAGTTTGGGAATATTCCACGATCAGGTGAGGGTTCTAAAGATTACCCGGCAGCAGCGGGTTCTATGCCATCTCCAACTGCTGCGCTCTTGCCATCCTCCTGCCTAAACAGGAATGCAAAAAGGATGAGCACACCGACGGCGCCAACGGCTGGGACGAGCCAAATACTGGCCCAGTCGTGCTGGTTGCTCGTCAAGCTGAAGTTTTCCACCACTACCCCGGAGAACCAGGAACCAATCAGCATCCCAACTCCAAGGGTGACAAACGCAATTAATCCCTGCGCTGCAGCGCGCAAATGTAAAGGAGCCTTGCGGTCAACATAAATCTGTCCGGTGACGAAAAAGAAGTCATAACAAATTCCGTGGAGAAGGATGCCGAGATAAAGCATCCACACCAACGGCCCAGTGTCCCCAAGGGCGAATAGCGCATACCGCACTACCCAGGCGAGCATCCCTAGTAACAACATTCGCTTCACGCCCAGTCGTACAAAGAACCAGGGCATGATTAGCATAAAACCAATTTCCGACATTTGCCCAAGAGTCATCTTGCCGGCCGCATTTTCAAAACCAATTTCATTTAGAAACGGATTGGCAAACGCATAATAAAACTGCAAGGGAATGGAAACGAGAAAGGACCCGAGCACAAACACTGCAAATGACCGATCCTTGAAAAGCTTCAGGGCGTCGAGCCCTAACACATCTCGCGCTCTAATCCGTGTGGCCACCCGCTTCGGTGGCGTATGCGGCAACATCAAGCAAAATAGGCCTAAGCCGATTGAACCTCCAGCCGCAATCTGCATTGGCACAGCGGTGCTTTCTAATCGTAGAAATCCAACGGTGAGCCCAGCAATAATCCATCCTATCGTTCCGAGGACTCGAACCGCTGGAAACTCCTTGCCGGGATCCCGCATCTGATGAAAAGACAAGGAGTTGGTCAGTGCCAAGGTTGGCATATAGAGCAACGTGTAGCCGAGTAGAACGACGTAGAATAATCCGAACGTCTGAATCGTCGAAACCGCAAAGAGCGCAAACCCGCCGCAAAGATGTAGGACGCTGAGGATTCTTTCCGTAGAAAAGTAGCGGTCGGCGACCATCCCAACGAAAAATGGCGAAATCATCGCCGCCACACCTGTTGTTCCGTAGGCTAGACCAATCTGCTGCCCCTGAAACTCGAGACCTTCCGCTAGGTAGGTGCCCATCGTGACGTACCACGCCCCCCAGACAAAATATTGGAGGAACATCATCACGAAGAGTTTCGCGCGAATTCCAATCGGCATTAGGACTATGGCTTGGAAGAACTGTCGGGCCTACCTGGGCAGCCGCCGAACCTTTATGTTGCGATAAAACACTGGGTCGCCATGATTCTGAAGAGCAAAATGACCTTGCCGAGCTTGCCCGAACTCAGGATATACCCCAAACTTACTTTCCTGAACCCGACGTTCCCACTCTTCGCTCCATAGTTCGTACTCAACAATCAGGACACCGTTCAGCCAATATTCAACATGACTACCTTCGACCAGAATGCGAACAGTGTTCCAATCACCAACGGGATTAACGAGATTCACCGACTCGCCATACGTACCCTCGTCAGGACCATCCGATGTCTTAGTTACCTGCCCGTAATCCAGATGACCGCCGTCCGCCAGAATCCGAATAGCGTTCCATTTTTCAGCCCCGTCGACGGTGTCTCTCGAACGACCGAAAAGACCGTAGTCGCTTCCAGCGGAGGTCTTAGTCTCCTGTCCATCGGGGTGGGCGGCATCATCGAGCACTTGCATCTCCGGCGCAGTGTGCCATACGGCCCCAGCGCCTTCCCGAACACGGAAAAAAATGCCGCTATTCCCTCCAGTTTCAATCTTCCAGTCAAGGCGTAGGTCGAAATTCTCAAAAACCGCATCGGTAATGATGTCGCCGCCCTCACCGACGCGAGACAGTAGCCCGTCAACTGCTCCCCACCCTTCAACCTCGCCCTCCTGGCCATAATTACGCCAGCCATCAAGCGCTTGACCATCGAAGAGCAACTCCCAGCCATCAGCTTTCTCGGCTGAGGTTAACGTGTTATGCGATATCTGTTCTGCTTGAGCTTCTGCTCCCAACAAGAGCCCGCTCACGAGCCCAATGACCACCATTAGTAGCTGCATGCACAGTCCTCAAGAAAATAAAGGTCTACTCCTAATCCACAACCCCTGCCGCCCATCGGATCCCGGCAACCAGGTGTTTTCTGAATCGGATATCTCGCCATACATCAGGCTCATGCCCCAGCGCGGTGTAGAAGACGCGGCCGGCTCCATGTTGACGGGTCCAAGCTACAGCAAAGTCCCCATCGCTCCGATTGATGCCATCAGCACCCATGTCAACGGAATCCGTTTCTAGGCTAAGAAGAACAGTCACGTCTTCGCGGGACCAGTTACGAAACTGATAGATCTCATCATATAAACGCATCGAGGTGCCTAGATGCTGCGTCGCGGAATGTTGCTGGTCTTCGACTGTTATAGTCACCTCTTGATGCCACGGATGACCGTCAAAATATCCACCCAACATCTCTCCGTACTCCGGCCACTCATAGAAAGTGTCCGAGGCGCTGTGAACACCAATAAATCCTCCGCCATCTCGAATAAATGCTGCGAGCGCCGATTGCTGGACTTCGTTCATAGGGAGTTCACCCGTTGTAAAAAACATGACGGCATCAAAGTCCCGCAAACGCTCAGCGGAAATTTCCTCAGCCGCTTTAAGCACTGTCACATCGAAGGTGTCGGCCTCCCTCTCCAACTCAAGCATGACTTCCTCGGCAACAGGTAGCACCCCGTGTTCGAACGCTGCCGAATGGGCTAGATAGAGAACGCGTGGAGGCGACTGTGCTCTAACCGCAGCCACGCCGACCACGGCCACCAACAGTGGAACAGACATCCATCTCGAGTAATTCGTCATCACTTCACCACCAACTCCACAACCG is a genomic window containing:
- a CDS encoding GMC family oxidoreductase, translated to MATNQATLPYDVCVVGSGAGGGMVAKVLTEAGAEVVMLEAGAPWDTRSDSQMFAWPYDSPRRGAGTERPFGEFDACIGGWELDGEPYTVAAGERFDWFRARMLGGRTNHWGRISLRYGPNDFRRRSLDGLGDDWPISYEELKPYYDSLDRLVGLFGSAEGLPNEPDGIFQPPPRPRCYELLIKQSCDRLGVTCIPSRMSILTQGHNGRSACHYCGQCGRGCRTASNFSSPTVLLPPALATGRLTIITNAMGREVTINRSGLTTGVSYVNTNNGQERHVRARIVVLAASACESARLLLNSKSTLFPDGLANSSGTVGRYLTDSTGTDVAGFIPSLLDGVPHNEDGAGGMHVFMPWWLENANLDFPRGYHIEPWGGRRMPKFGSFSGIERYPSGGGWGQSLKEDYRRYYGAVVGLSGRGEMIPNAHSYCEIDPDTVDRWGIPVLRFSFQWNDHERLQSRHMQQTFRELIDDMGGTSLTPEPNRENEFRLEPGGRIIHEAGVTRMGHSADSSVLNAHCQAHEVKNLFVADGGPFVSQADKNLTWTIMALAMRTGEHIADMRNRGEL
- a CDS encoding gluconate 2-dehydrogenase subunit 3 family protein → MSKIPRRDALKQLMSAPLAAGLAWTPAEARTARARADAARQEATNSQSTFTLNFLTQHEFATVTTLTEMILPADSRSGGASSAGVPEFIDFMMLDQPDRQRAMRNGLSWLDTECRQRFDQSFVDCSDEERAGLLDDIAWPGRASETLEEGVRFFSNIRDLTATGFWTSREGIDDLQYLGNRYLSNWQGCPPDALAKLGVRYED
- a CDS encoding sodium:solute symporter family protein, producing the protein MEYSQTRWTAVLAIAALYLLLYYLGSRASRRANATGFTGMVLAGRGLPLGIGVITMTATWVGGGYLSGTAEATYSGGLWRAQAPWGYALSLVFGGLCFAPTMRRLGFTTMLDPFERRYGADVSACLYLPALLGELFWTAAILSALGATFEVIAGVPFVIGVVLSAAVAVSYTAQSGLWAVVLTDVAQMVLVFISLSVAVFFAMGNVGGVAVVWHEYVASGTGSPPSSWLPWWDSALLLVCGGIPWHVYFQRVLATESPGIARRLSLWAGALSLTAAVPALAIGLIGRATDWGALGVSEPDSALILPMVLHHLTPSVVAILGLGGLAAAVMSSVDSSILSASSMATWNIYRPLAGSTATPEALRRVIRWTIIIVGCGATMIALNVQSVYALWFLSSDFVYCILFPQLVCVLYDPRANRFGVLLGFCVSLSLRLGAGEPLLGIPGVLPYTAEEVTSGVTVFPFRTFAMLAGLVTISAVSRLTGAKWPPKQFN
- a CDS encoding nucleoside permease, which produces MPIGIRAKLFVMMFLQYFVWGAWYVTMGTYLAEGLEFQGQQIGLAYGTTGVAAMISPFFVGMVADRYFSTERILSVLHLCGGFALFAVSTIQTFGLFYVVLLGYTLLYMPTLALTNSLSFHQMRDPGKEFPAVRVLGTIGWIIAGLTVGFLRLESTAVPMQIAAGGSIGLGLFCLMLPHTPPKRVATRIRARDVLGLDALKLFKDRSFAVFVLGSFLVSIPLQFYYAFANPFLNEIGFENAAGKMTLGQMSEIGFMLIMPWFFVRLGVKRMLLLGMLAWVVRYALFALGDTGPLVWMLYLGILLHGICYDFFFVTGQIYVDRKAPLHLRAAAQGLIAFVTLGVGMLIGSWFSGVVVENFSLTSNQHDWASIWLVPAVGAVGVLILFAFLFRQEDGKSAAVGDGIEPAAAG
- a CDS encoding DUF1080 domain-containing protein — protein: MQLLMVVIGLVSGLLLGAEAQAEQISHNTLTSAEKADGWELLFDGQALDGWRNYGQEGEVEGWGAVDGLLSRVGEGGDIITDAVFENFDLRLDWKIETGGNSGIFFRVREGAGAVWHTAPEMQVLDDAAHPDGQETKTSAGSDYGLFGRSRDTVDGAEKWNAIRILADGGHLDYGQVTKTSDGPDEGTYGESVNLVNPVGDWNTVRILVEGSHVEYWLNGVLIVEYELWSEEWERRVQESKFGVYPEFGQARQGHFALQNHGDPVFYRNIKVRRLPR
- a CDS encoding ThuA domain-containing protein — translated: MTNYSRWMSVPLLVAVVGVAAVRAQSPPRVLYLAHSAAFEHGVLPVAEEVMLELEREADTFDVTVLKAAEEISAERLRDFDAVMFFTTGELPMNEVQQSALAAFIRDGGGFIGVHSASDTFYEWPEYGEMLGGYFDGHPWHQEVTITVEDQQHSATQHLGTSMRLYDEIYQFRNWSREDVTVLLSLETDSVDMGADGINRSDGDFAVAWTRQHGAGRVFYTALGHEPDVWRDIRFRKHLVAGIRWAAGVVD